A window of Diospyros lotus cultivar Yz01 chromosome 14, ASM1463336v1, whole genome shotgun sequence contains these coding sequences:
- the LOC127791162 gene encoding pyruvate decarboxylase 2 — MDTTIGAVEGSPGPSSDAIGCLPGNGSVSTIQNSCPSTALVPSEATLGRHLARRLVQIGATDVFSVPGDFNLTLLDHLIAEPGLNLIGCCNELNAGYAADGFARCRGVGACVVTFTVGGLSVLNAIAGAYSENLPVICIVGGPNSNDYGTSRILHHTIGLPDFSQELRCFQTVTCYQAVVNHLEDAHELIDTAISTALKESKPVYISVGCNLPAIPHPTFSRDPVPFALSRKLTNEMGLEAAVEAAAAFLNKAVKPVMVGGPKLRVAKASEAFVELADASGFALAVMPSAKGLVPEHHPHFIGTYWGAVSTGFCAEIVESADAYLFAGPIFNDYSSVGYSLLLKKEKMILVQPDRVLIGNGPAFGCILMKDFLKALAKRLKHNKTAFENYHRIYVSEGHPLKCEPKEPLRVNVLFHHIQKMLSSDTAVIAETGDSWFNCQKLKLPEGCGYEFQMQYGSIGWSVGATLGYAQAGKNKRVIACIGDGSFQVTAQDISTMLRCGQNTIIFLINNGGYTIEVEIHDGPYNVIKNWNYTGLVDAIHNGQGKCWTTKVHCEEDLIEAIDTATGAKKDCLCFIEVIVHKDDTSKELLEWGSRVSAANSRPPNPQ; from the exons ATGGATACTACGATCGGAGCAGTGGAAGGGAGTCCAGGTCCCAGCAGCGACGCCATCGGCTGCCTGCCTGGTAACGGCTCCGTTTCCACCATCCAGAACTCTTGCCCCTCCACGGCGCTCGTCCCGTCCGAGGCCACGCTGGGGCGCCATCTAGCGCGGCGGCTGGTCCAGATTGGGGCAACGGACGTCTTCTCCGTCCCTGGGGACTTCAACCTGACGTTGCTGGACCACCTGATCGCCGAGCCGGGGCTCAACCTCATCGGCTGCTGCAACGAGCTCAACGCCGGGTACGCGGCCGATGGGTTCGCGAGGTGCCGCGGCGTCGGCGCCTGTGTCGTGACGTTCACCGTCGGCGGCCTGAGCGTGCTCAACGCCATCGCCGGGGCCTACAGCGAGAACCTTCCGGTGATCTGCATCGTTGGCGGCCCCAACTCCAACGATTACGGGACGAGCAGAATCCTCCACCACACCATCGGACTTCCCGATTTCAGCCAGGAGCTTCGCTGCTTTCAAACTGTTACTTGCTACCAG GCTGTTGTAAATCACTTGGAGGATGCGCATGAACTGATCGACACAGCGATATCAACGGCATTGAAAGAAAGCAAGCCTGTTTATATCAGCGTCGGCTGTAACCTGCCGGCGATTCCACACCCTACTTTCAGCCGCGACCCAGTTCCATTTGCTCTGTCTCGGAA GTTGACTAATGAGATGGGTTTGGAGGCTGCAGTGGAAGCAGCTGCAGCGTTCTTGAACAAGGCCGTGAAGCCAGTAATGGTGGGCGGGCCAAAGCTGCGAGTGGCGAAGGCTTCTGAGGCGTTCGTAGAGTTAGCCGACGCCAGTGGTTTCGCGCTGGCCGTGATGCCGTCGGCAAAAGGACTGGTGCCGGAGCACCATCCCCATTTCATCG GTACTTACTGGGGCGCGGTGAGCACGGGCTTCTGCGCAGAAATTGTGGAGTCTGCCGATGCCTACCTGTTTGCCGGACCCATTTTCAACGACTACAGCTCCGTTGGCTACTCCCTGCTCctgaagaaggagaagatgatCCTAGTCCAGCCCGATCGCGTGTTGATTGGAAATGGCCCTGCATTTGGATGTATTCTGATGAAGGATTTCTTGAAAGCATTAGCCAAGCGGCTTAAGCACAACAAGACTGCCTTCGAGAACTATCATCGGATCTATGTTTCTGAGGGACATCCTCTCAAGTGTGAGCCTAAGGAGCCCTTGAGAGTCAATGTTCTGTTCCACCACATTCAGAAGATGCTGTCGAGCGACACCGCCGTGATTGCCGAGACAGGGGATTCTTGGTTCAATTGCCAGAAGCTTAAATTACCAGAGGGATGTGG ATATGAGTTCCAGATGCAGTATGGATCCATTGGCTGGTCAGTTGGTGCAACTCTGGGATATGCTCAGGCTGGAAAGAATAAGCGAGTGATTGCTTGCATTGGTGATGGTAGCTTCCag GTGACTGCACAAGATATTTCAACAATGCTGAGATGTGGACAAAACACCATCATCTTCCTCATTAACAATGGAGGATACACTATAGAAGTCGAAATCCATGATGGGCCCTACAATGTGATCAAGAACTGGAACTACACCGGATTGGTAGATGCCATCCACAACGGCCAAGGCAAATGCTGGACAACAAAG GTGCACTGTGAGGAAGACCTAATTGAAGCAATTGACACAGCAACAGGGGCCAAGAAAGATTGCCTCTGCTTCATAGAAGTGATCGTTCACAAGGATGACACAAGCAAAGAGCTGCTTGAATGGGGCTCCAGGGTCTCTGCTGCCAACAGCCGCCCACCAAATCCTCAGTAA